The genomic DNA GTAGCTTCCGGACGTTTAAATACACGTCTGTAAGCATCTGCCGCATTTTTAATCCGAATATCGTTAGACCTATTCCTCAGCAGGTACATGCTTAAACGAAGCCCCACCTGCTCAGGCACATTGCTCCCTGTCCAGATCGTAATGTCCGCCTGCGCTGGAATAGCAGCAAACTGCTTCAGCAACAGAAAATCATCCCTTTCAGCATCCTCATCATGCTCATCATAAATATAATCTCTGAACCATTCCCGCCGTTGCCTACGCCCCATTTCCTGCTGAAGCTGCCCCAATGGGCCAATGGCATAGTTATCCCGAAAAGAAATAACCCGATGTGTATCTTCCCATCCCAGTTGTTTGAGTGCTATTTTCATACTCCCTGCAAAAGAATCGCCAATCACAATATGCACCTGCGTACCACCCTCGTCAGGCTCCCACCATGAGCGTCTATTTTGAGTCTCAAGCAAGTAATCATATAACTCTGACACTTGCTCATACAAATCATCTTTAGAAGCTTCCTTCCGTTTCACAGCTTCTGTCACTTGTAAGATGTCTATCAGCCATAATCTTTGTTCACCCGCAGTCATGCTGCGAATTGCCTCCACAAATCCTTTATTCTCCATGACTTCTTCTCCTTTTACACCTGTTTTTTCGTGCCGCAGTGTCCAATGGAATTGTCGAATCGGAATAGTCGTGCTATGTTAGAGGAATCGACGTTGTAGCATAGGAGGCTTATGCCGTGAATATGAAAGGCAAAATCCATTTACATCAAGTAACGTCCGAATCGTTACGACTGGGCGCCTTACTTTCTTTAGTAGGAGGGTTTCTGGACACATACACGTTTGTCGGAAGAGATGGCGTGTTCGCCAATGCACAGACAGGCAATATCGTGCTGCTGGCTGTCAAAGCCATTCAGGGAAACTGGGGTCAGGCGTTAGCTCATATCCCGCCCCTGATCGCCTTTTCACTGGGTGTTTTTGTAGCCGAGGGAATTAAGAGAAAATCCACCCACCGTCTGACACCGGACTGGGCCCGTGCCATTCTACTGCTGGAAATTTTCATTTTTTTTATCGTGGGTCTGATTCCGCAGTCGGTTCCCAATACGGTGGTGACGGTGATCGTCTCATTCGTTGC from Paenibacillus sp. FSL R10-2782 includes the following:
- a CDS encoding YoaK family protein translates to MNMKGKIHLHQVTSESLRLGALLSLVGGFLDTYTFVGRDGVFANAQTGNIVLLAVKAIQGNWGQALAHIPPLIAFSLGVFVAEGIKRKSTHRLTPDWARAILLLEIFIFFIVGLIPQSVPNTVVTVIVSFVASVQMTSFRKLIDAPYTSTVSTGNLRSATEAMYIAITTKDTNAAIRAMRYGVILTTFLIGAFLGGFLTLAIGDKAIWGAVVALIFSFILFTEKEHKWKLPLSH
- a CDS encoding DUF1835 domain-containing protein → MENKGFVEAIRSMTAGEQRLWLIDILQVTEAVKRKEASKDDLYEQVSELYDYLLETQNRRSWWEPDEGGTQVHIVIGDSFAGSMKIALKQLGWEDTHRVISFRDNYAIGPLGQLQQEMGRRQRREWFRDYIYDEHDEDAERDDFLLLKQFAAIPAQADITIWTGSNVPEQVGLRLSMYLLRNRSNDIRIKNAADAYRRVFKRPEATGLRSGEIPADKLQAILSQEDKGISLTPEERERMAEEWCELAMKPEVLRIWKDGSIVSVEENYYDTYILSKVDKLYKQQAQPDFIKSARVIGEAMGHLDQQMGDEFFEYRLRALIYEGMLEIKGVPGAMRRYSIRKKASPSPIKKGPENA